One Pyrofollis japonicus DNA window includes the following coding sequences:
- a CDS encoding MFS transporter, with product MLSPRNIWRFIKRQEHVFKVNMIRAALQNFAESLLSQYQSVYISLLGATASEIGLIGSLRGLTTTLIAPLVGWLVDKHGLRTTFSIATFIMIWGSLFFALASSWEMIIPAFFLFYLGLNMAIIACPVVCGSTLRDEERATGRGICDTLTATPRLVGPLVAAYLISLLGGMNVRGIRPLYYLQALILLVNLILVLKTFDEPRIRKVLRIRMGLVRSIKMVFEKGVAMKRWIIFDSLSKIPHYVASSIYVPLFAAKVKGADQYVLGIMGTSLVVAPLLLSIPIGRWADRIGRKRVIYFLVAVYCASLIMLVYAPNAQFLIISAILQGFSEVLAVVRGAMTAELVPPYLLGSTHGVLGFFRGLNSLIVPIIAGIIWDALGPVHVFTFIIATQILGVLLLLTVPETLHRS from the coding sequence TTGCTGAGTCCTAGAAATATATGGAGATTCATTAAGAGACAGGAGCATGTTTTTAAAGTCAATATGATTAGGGCTGCTTTACAGAATTTTGCAGAGTCCCTGTTGTCCCAGTACCAATCCGTCTATATTTCTCTCCTAGGTGCAACGGCTTCGGAAATAGGGCTTATAGGCAGTTTAAGAGGTCTTACAACTACTCTTATAGCACCTTTAGTTGGCTGGCTAGTAGATAAGCATGGTCTAAGGACAACATTTAGCATTGCTACTTTTATAATGATCTGGGGCTCGTTATTCTTCGCCTTGGCTAGTAGCTGGGAAATGATTATTCCGGCTTTCTTTTTGTTTTATCTAGGCTTAAATATGGCAATAATAGCTTGTCCAGTTGTCTGTGGAAGCACATTAAGAGATGAGGAGAGGGCTACAGGGCGTGGTATATGTGACACACTTACTGCTACGCCTCGCTTAGTGGGTCCTTTGGTTGCTGCATACCTCATCTCATTGCTTGGAGGAATGAATGTAAGAGGAATTCGTCCACTTTATTATCTTCAAGCGCTCATTCTCTTAGTAAATCTTATACTGGTGTTAAAAACGTTTGATGAGCCTAGAATAAGAAAAGTTCTTCGGATAAGGATGGGCCTCGTTAGGTCTATCAAGATGGTGTTTGAAAAAGGAGTAGCAATGAAGAGATGGATTATATTCGATTCTCTCTCAAAGATACCTCACTATGTTGCATCAAGCATTTATGTACCATTATTTGCGGCCAAGGTCAAAGGCGCGGATCAGTATGTTTTAGGTATTATGGGTACTAGCTTAGTAGTAGCCCCACTTCTGCTCTCCATACCAATAGGAAGGTGGGCTGATAGAATTGGCAGAAAAAGGGTCATCTATTTCCTTGTAGCAGTCTATTGTGCCTCACTTATCATGCTAGTCTATGCACCTAATGCACAATTTCTTATAATATCAGCTATTTTGCAAGGATTTTCCGAGGTTCTTGCAGTAGTTCGAGGAGCTATGACAGCAGAACTTGTTCCACCCTACTTACTTGGAAGTACACATGGAGTTTTAGGCTTTTTTAGGGGACTGAATTCTCTTATAGTGCCTATTATAGCAGGTATTATCTGGGATGCTTTGGGGCCTGTTCATGTATTCACATTCATAATAGCTACGCAGATCTTGGGTGTATTGCTTTTATTAACAGTGCCTGAGACTTTGCATAGAAGTTAA
- a CDS encoding NAD(P)-dependent oxidoreductase — MINYAKRNPIKEKSAIILIYHFSKRSKYFLKVLSENNLVIERIIPIPYSAQKSVIDELSNEYNVTLVSSLDDIPRVALKALEDAVKRYDKVVLLEIGGYCAECINKFASSNLKGVVECTAQGHWRYGREQLMLPVISTAKAMLNLAHYPAIALDVLQVLNQVLGEVFYDTLAGKIVGILGYGNLGKACVRVLQGYPCKVLTYDIEPIRRIEAFLDGYYVDKEELLKNADIIIGATGNYSIRGTEFLKLKDGVILASATSRQVEFDIDSLNSITKEKTNINSLVTLYRLNNNKKIYLLNDGYPINFKHMYLGALEDLLFTMHYEAVRILLENDWSPGLHELPYDSMNNIAKTWLRYYVEKNK; from the coding sequence TTGATAAATTATGCAAAAAGAAATCCAATTAAAGAGAAAAGTGCAATCATACTTATATATCATTTTTCAAAACGCTCTAAATATTTTCTAAAAGTATTATCTGAAAATAACTTAGTAATTGAGCGTATTATTCCAATACCTTATTCGGCTCAAAAAAGTGTTATTGATGAGCTTAGTAATGAATATAATGTCACCTTGGTTAGTTCCCTTGATGACATTCCTAGAGTAGCTCTTAAAGCTTTAGAGGACGCAGTTAAAAGATACGATAAGGTCGTACTCCTTGAAATAGGAGGATACTGTGCAGAATGCATTAATAAGTTTGCCTCCTCTAACCTTAAAGGTGTTGTTGAATGTACGGCTCAAGGTCATTGGCGTTACGGTCGAGAACAGCTAATGTTGCCTGTAATTTCTACTGCGAAAGCAATGCTAAATTTAGCTCATTATCCTGCAATAGCACTTGATGTTTTACAAGTGTTGAACCAAGTCCTTGGCGAGGTCTTCTATGATACATTGGCCGGGAAAATCGTTGGCATTCTTGGGTATGGTAACCTAGGTAAAGCCTGTGTGCGAGTTCTTCAAGGCTACCCTTGTAAAGTTCTAACTTATGACATTGAGCCTATACGAAGAATTGAAGCGTTTCTTGACGGATACTATGTAGATAAAGAGGAGCTACTTAAAAACGCTGATATAATTATTGGCGCCACTGGAAACTACAGTATAAGGGGTACCGAATTTCTAAAATTAAAGGACGGAGTTATCCTTGCAAGTGCGACATCTCGACAGGTTGAGTTTGATATAGATTCTCTAAATAGTATCACCAAAGAGAAAACAAATATCAATTCTTTAGTTACACTATATCGCTTAAATAATAATAAAAAGATATATCTGCTAAATGATGGATACCCGATTAACTTCAAGCACATGTATCTAGGTGCATTAGAAGACCTGCTCTTTACAATGCATTATGAGGCCGTCAGAATACTGCTCGAGAATGACTGGTCTCCTGGCCTTCACGAGCTTCCATATGATAGTATGAATAATATAGCTAAGACATGGTTGCGCTACTATGTAGAGAAAAATAAATAA
- a CDS encoding MFS transporter, producing the protein MGLALDKRVLRIVVIFGVVSLLADMSYEGFRSILAPLIERSYELGAVVGIGEVIAWGLRPLTGVIADITARYWLLTITGYALVPVGILIAVQGWPWLAIGYSIERFGKALRSPARDYLLSSIAGKRRGLVFGIHELLDQVGAVLGPMMAALAFMGYYGLWVLSVPGAFSVVALLYAMDLYPKTAMTPKRHSIYESFKGGLWPALYVFLAGTMTANPIAIQEVAKIILSPSKAVLAMLYAAAMLSDAAAAIPLGALYDRAPRAAALLPPLFGILAGLAALAMGHSVVGIVLASLLSGVAIAGYETVARAMVKGGATGYGVFGLSYGAATAASIIIYSLLAIKIGRMIVI; encoded by the coding sequence ATGGGCTTGGCTCTCGATAAGAGGGTTCTCAGAATAGTTGTGATCTTCGGCGTTGTGAGCCTTCTCGCCGATATGAGCTATGAGGGGTTTCGCAGCATCCTAGCACCTCTTATCGAGAGGAGCTACGAGCTTGGAGCAGTGGTCGGGATAGGAGAGGTCATAGCCTGGGGTCTGCGCCCGCTTACAGGAGTCATAGCCGACATTACTGCAAGATATTGGCTACTAACAATTACAGGGTACGCGCTAGTACCTGTAGGCATACTTATCGCTGTGCAGGGGTGGCCCTGGCTAGCCATAGGCTACAGTATTGAGAGGTTCGGCAAAGCGCTGAGATCTCCTGCACGAGACTACCTACTTTCAAGCATAGCTGGTAAGCGACGTGGCCTCGTCTTTGGCATACATGAGCTCCTAGACCAGGTGGGTGCTGTACTCGGCCCCATGATGGCGGCGCTTGCTTTTATGGGCTACTATGGGCTATGGGTTCTCTCAGTCCCCGGTGCCTTTAGCGTAGTCGCGCTCCTCTATGCTATGGATCTCTATCCTAAAACAGCTATGACTCCCAAGCGCCATAGCATCTACGAGTCATTTAAGGGTGGATTGTGGCCAGCCCTTTACGTATTTTTGGCGGGAACCATGACCGCGAACCCTATAGCGATCCAAGAAGTGGCTAAGATAATACTATCGCCAAGCAAGGCAGTCCTCGCAATGCTTTACGCAGCAGCAATGCTCAGCGACGCAGCCGCAGCAATACCGCTTGGTGCACTGTATGATCGTGCACCCCGGGCTGCGGCGCTATTACCGCCCCTCTTTGGAATACTAGCAGGCCTCGCAGCACTAGCTATGGGGCACAGTGTTGTAGGCATAGTGCTAGCGTCGCTTCTTAGCGGCGTAGCGATCGCCGGCTACGAGACAGTCGCAAGAGCAATGGTCAAGGGCGGTGCTACTGGTTACGGAGTCTTCGGACTATCTTATGGAGCGGCGACAGCAGCATCTATAATCATCTATAGTCTTCTCGCAATAAAAATTGGCAGGATGATAGTTATTTAA
- a CDS encoding ABC transporter ATP-binding protein, with amino-acid sequence MPAILEVHGLHVYYYTLRGIVRAVEDVSFKLERGEVLGIAGESGCGKSTLAWALMRLVPPPGRIVKGRILIDGEDITTMSELEVRKKIRWQKISMIFQGAMNALNPVYKVWEQIAEPLIIHRGYSKEEAYKRAVEALNMVGLSEDIANRYPHELSGGQKQRVVIAMALILEPPIVIADEPTTALDTIIQAQILNLLKELKNKLNMSIILISHDLSVIAELADKVAIMYAGKIVEYGPSEEVYNHPQHPYTQELLKAIPRLRAPRMKLNYIPGQPPDLRAPPPGCRFHPRCPHAMDKCRKEQPPYFEVGPGHYAACWLHEGKPAKEKPFE; translated from the coding sequence TTGCCAGCCATACTTGAGGTTCACGGACTACACGTTTACTACTATACACTTCGAGGAATTGTACGAGCCGTAGAAGATGTCAGCTTTAAGCTCGAACGCGGAGAGGTCCTCGGCATAGCTGGCGAGAGCGGCTGCGGAAAATCAACGCTTGCATGGGCCCTCATGAGGCTCGTTCCGCCCCCTGGCCGCATCGTGAAGGGGCGCATACTGATAGACGGGGAAGACATAACCACTATGAGCGAACTAGAAGTCAGGAAGAAGATACGATGGCAGAAAATAAGCATGATATTCCAAGGAGCGATGAACGCCCTCAACCCGGTATACAAGGTATGGGAACAGATAGCTGAGCCACTGATAATACATAGAGGGTACAGCAAGGAGGAAGCATACAAGAGAGCAGTAGAAGCCCTCAACATGGTCGGTCTAAGCGAGGACATAGCAAACAGGTATCCACACGAGCTAAGCGGCGGCCAGAAGCAACGCGTAGTCATAGCAATGGCGTTGATACTGGAGCCGCCAATAGTTATAGCAGACGAGCCCACCACCGCCCTAGACACGATAATCCAGGCACAGATACTGAACCTGCTAAAAGAGCTCAAGAACAAGCTCAACATGAGCATAATACTGATAAGCCACGATCTAAGCGTTATAGCCGAACTAGCCGACAAAGTAGCAATAATGTATGCAGGAAAGATAGTAGAGTATGGACCGAGCGAAGAGGTATACAATCATCCGCAGCACCCATACACACAAGAACTCCTTAAGGCGATACCAAGGCTAAGGGCCCCACGGATGAAGCTCAACTACATACCTGGCCAGCCACCGGATCTACGAGCACCGCCACCAGGATGCAGATTCCACCCAAGATGCCCACACGCAATGGACAAGTGCAGGAAAGAACAACCACCGTACTTTGAGGTAGGGCCAGGCCACTACGCAGCATGCTGGCTACATGAAGGAAAGCCTGCAAAAGAGAAACCATTTGAGTAA
- a CDS encoding CDP-alcohol phosphatidyltransferase family protein, protein MLTRLRSKVSGILTVLAGKLAVLPADFYTVIGLIGAILFLLSVSLGPLVAAVFLALSGILDALDGAVARLRGEAGPKGAFLDSMLDRIADTFYALGFYMLGYPAEAVILFLSAALITSYARARYEALVGQSMEGVGLLERADRLVAQIIVLLVQAAIGGHVAAILYWLLVVLAWITVAQRLAVGYKALPRRKRDT, encoded by the coding sequence ATGCTTACAAGGCTGAGGAGCAAAGTATCTGGAATCCTAACAGTATTAGCAGGCAAGCTAGCAGTGCTTCCGGCAGACTTCTACACTGTAATAGGGCTAATCGGTGCCATTTTATTCCTCTTGTCTGTCAGCCTAGGCCCCCTTGTTGCTGCGGTGTTCCTCGCGCTAAGCGGAATACTAGACGCACTTGACGGTGCAGTGGCCCGTCTCCGAGGAGAAGCAGGCCCCAAGGGCGCCTTCCTAGATAGCATGCTTGACCGCATAGCGGATACCTTTTACGCTCTAGGCTTCTACATGCTAGGATATCCCGCTGAAGCAGTAATCCTATTCCTCTCTGCAGCCCTCATAACCAGCTATGCAAGAGCTAGATACGAGGCCCTCGTAGGCCAGAGCATGGAAGGAGTAGGGCTCCTAGAGCGAGCAGACCGGCTGGTCGCACAAATAATAGTGCTACTCGTACAAGCAGCCATAGGCGGACATGTTGCAGCTATCCTTTACTGGCTCCTTGTAGTACTAGCATGGATAACTGTTGCACAACGACTAGCTGTTGGCTACAAGGCTCTTCCGCGCAGGAAGCGAGACACTTAA
- a CDS encoding DNA double-strand break repair nuclease NurA: protein MSEQHVAGSEDELYQKLVEKAVSRLRQRIQGFRNAIRDAESLIRSLREKGLFIAVRKYRDDLHVAGLDGSRQVIRSGLGRYLVLAATALVELPSGMRSEKVNISYPGADAYEVHDPSGFLVDSVAEAGMLLLETLSLREALSRRIPVLMLDGPIIDPPTLLPEEAWTRLGEEAKRIGITSNQDFHELRSKLISELVYNGAAVIGIVKRISGEHLLSSVIPKEYEVLRDLSDDEILVMLSNIISGTHVCIGPFTPVLTKEIINRYEARGLRIITYYTFSRGSGRPLRVEVAISDGEDQFEALEDTAQIVQGLIMPGHHVPLAVQLAHEKSHIPRSVATLIYREALTRLAAEPELASLVAFFSDEAP from the coding sequence ATGAGTGAGCAACACGTAGCTGGCAGCGAGGACGAGTTATACCAGAAGCTAGTAGAAAAAGCTGTTAGCAGGCTTCGCCAAAGAATACAAGGATTTAGAAACGCCATACGTGACGCAGAGTCGCTGATTAGATCATTGAGGGAAAAGGGGCTGTTCATCGCGGTGCGCAAATACCGCGATGACCTACACGTCGCAGGACTTGACGGCTCGAGACAAGTTATTCGCAGCGGGCTCGGGCGCTACCTCGTACTCGCTGCCACGGCTCTAGTTGAACTACCAAGCGGTATGCGCTCCGAGAAAGTAAACATATCGTATCCAGGCGCGGACGCCTATGAGGTGCATGATCCCTCCGGGTTCCTCGTCGATAGTGTTGCAGAGGCGGGAATGCTCTTGCTGGAGACGCTTTCTCTGCGCGAGGCACTATCTAGGCGCATTCCAGTGCTAATGCTTGATGGCCCAATAATTGACCCGCCAACACTGCTCCCAGAGGAGGCTTGGACTAGGCTTGGCGAAGAAGCAAAGAGAATAGGCATAACAAGTAACCAGGATTTTCACGAACTGCGGTCAAAGTTGATAAGCGAGCTTGTCTACAACGGGGCAGCCGTAATAGGCATAGTTAAGCGGATTAGTGGAGAACATTTGCTCAGCTCGGTAATTCCTAAGGAGTACGAGGTATTGAGGGATCTAAGCGATGACGAAATACTTGTAATGCTCTCCAACATCATTAGTGGAACACATGTCTGTATAGGGCCCTTTACACCAGTCCTCACTAAGGAAATCATCAATAGGTACGAGGCGCGCGGTCTCCGAATAATCACGTACTACACTTTCTCGCGTGGCAGCGGGAGGCCTCTCAGAGTCGAGGTAGCCATTAGTGACGGCGAGGACCAGTTTGAAGCACTTGAAGACACTGCTCAAATAGTTCAAGGCTTAATAATGCCTGGGCACCATGTACCCTTAGCCGTGCAATTAGCCCATGAGAAGTCGCATATACCGCGAAGTGTCGCCACTCTTATCTATCGTGAGGCGCTTACACGGCTCGCAGCAGAGCCTGAACTCGCAAGCCTCGTAGCATTCTTCTCCGATGAGGCCCCATAG
- a CDS encoding ATP-binding protein — MAIIVGVVLSGSTSSEARVQLTEKGEQILREGMLVVIDAERGREQLLARVDELRPVHEFYSEGDIWSEARRRGVRPELLDNIARRYMLASLTILGKKGPRGLEEPSRPPLPGDYVRLLEGKEIMNMLGLQPGEPGIIIFGELLGYSNVGAPLDVENITMHIGVFGETGSGKSYGVGYLLELLSSISVGEGERAALPALIIDANGDYLDYHQVFVRGGSVGEYKFVKRLVYPLSPARYKPYTVPITITLDVFTAREIAEFIVAYKSGGVELNELQVAGLERVLREFEGVYGFTELLVNRVNEVYEELAALSRGRDAVIHAQTARAIHAAIEKFHRDLVENYGIVSTKPSLGPGFVDELVSGPGMAILDFSAEGAPGVPLPVRQLVVAYLLRLLYKAFTDYKVSGRERYLLLVIEEAQNYAPNPKTYPVSWSLARDYLALIATQGRKFGISLLLVSQRPVFVDPVVASMINTWIVYRLPVDDVSFVSRAAGGLPKPLEKRLPKLPRGVALVHGQMNVLGFPVLVRTGKRKVGHVMGRTRVVETLRNLYSKKRS, encoded by the coding sequence ATGGCGATAATTGTAGGCGTAGTGCTTAGCGGCTCAACGAGTAGCGAGGCCCGCGTACAGCTGACGGAGAAGGGCGAGCAGATACTCCGAGAAGGTATGTTGGTCGTAATAGATGCTGAACGCGGCAGAGAACAGTTGCTTGCTAGGGTTGACGAGCTACGACCTGTTCACGAGTTCTACTCGGAGGGCGACATATGGTCTGAGGCGCGGCGTAGAGGCGTAAGGCCAGAGCTACTTGATAACATTGCCCGAAGATACATGCTTGCCTCGCTCACGATCCTCGGGAAGAAGGGGCCGAGAGGCCTTGAGGAGCCTTCACGCCCACCTCTACCAGGAGACTACGTGAGACTTCTTGAAGGAAAAGAAATTATGAATATGCTTGGGCTACAGCCTGGCGAGCCGGGCATAATTATCTTCGGAGAACTACTGGGCTACAGCAATGTTGGAGCACCGCTTGATGTGGAAAACATAACTATGCATATCGGTGTTTTTGGTGAAACCGGGAGTGGTAAGAGCTACGGAGTAGGCTACTTGCTCGAACTCTTATCATCTATAAGTGTCGGCGAGGGAGAAAGAGCCGCTCTGCCAGCCCTCATCATTGATGCCAACGGTGACTACCTGGACTACCACCAAGTATTCGTAAGAGGGGGCAGCGTCGGCGAATACAAGTTCGTGAAGAGACTAGTATATCCTCTTAGCCCTGCCCGCTACAAGCCCTACACAGTACCAATCACTATAACACTCGACGTCTTCACGGCGAGAGAGATAGCCGAGTTCATAGTTGCCTACAAATCCGGCGGAGTAGAGCTAAACGAACTCCAAGTAGCTGGGCTCGAAAGAGTATTACGTGAATTCGAAGGCGTTTATGGCTTTACCGAGCTCCTCGTTAACCGGGTCAACGAGGTATATGAGGAGCTAGCGGCTCTCAGCCGGGGCCGCGATGCGGTCATACATGCTCAGACTGCTAGGGCTATACATGCGGCTATCGAGAAGTTCCACAGAGACCTAGTAGAAAACTATGGAATAGTATCAACGAAGCCTAGCCTCGGCCCAGGCTTTGTCGATGAACTAGTAAGCGGTCCGGGTATGGCCATACTCGATTTCTCCGCAGAAGGTGCCCCAGGTGTTCCTCTCCCGGTCAGACAGCTCGTTGTAGCATACCTCCTTAGGTTGCTCTACAAGGCGTTCACAGACTACAAGGTCTCGGGGCGTGAGCGCTACCTCCTCTTGGTAATAGAGGAGGCACAGAACTATGCTCCAAACCCGAAGACGTACCCAGTATCGTGGAGCCTTGCGAGAGACTATCTAGCACTTATAGCGACACAGGGAAGGAAGTTTGGAATAAGCTTGCTACTAGTAAGTCAGCGCCCGGTGTTCGTTGACCCCGTTGTAGCCTCTATGATTAACACTTGGATAGTGTATAGGCTTCCAGTGGACGATGTGTCCTTCGTTTCAAGAGCTGCTGGGGGCCTCCCCAAGCCCTTAGAGAAGCGCCTTCCCAAGCTTCCACGCGGTGTTGCGCTCGTTCATGGACAGATGAATGTGTTGGGATTTCCTGTCCTTGTGAGGACGGGTAAGAGGAAAGTAGGTCACGTTATGGGGAGGACGAGGGTCGTCGAGACGCTGAGAAACCTTTACTCGAAGAAAAGGAGCTAG
- a CDS encoding FprA family A-type flavoprotein, whose protein sequence is MESNQTRLYSQELRALGYESSIEARQGFIDCHRSHSIPRRSVMQKTYPCNGGEIVVSKLHDNVYMLRVNDRRIRFFEALWEIPEGITYNTYLVIGEEKTVLLDTVKAEFSDCFMEALSSLTSINDIDGIVVHHSEPDHSGALPALLSKRGDVVVYSHPIARRIIENTFNIRLSKHVSLKDGLRIDLGGDNTLEFISTPWLHWPDTYMSILSPSRILFSGDAFGAYSIPEELVDDNVDFKKYEWFMRKYFATVIGAYRGWVAKGVSKLMPRRKDFNTIAPLHGLVLRKHVDDALSLYEAWGLQRHAEKKALVVYASMYGTVEKAAKRVAEMLREKGFTVKIYGFNDKDRAPISDVIGDAIDSGIWVIGAATYEASVMPLMEYVTMLLCEKAAGGQRVLIISSYGWGGAAAKKLTEKLNAFKVDVRGIIENPGTIKDEEIEDAVTKLIS, encoded by the coding sequence GTGGAGTCCAATCAGACTCGTCTCTACAGCCAGGAATTAAGAGCACTGGGTTATGAAAGCTCAATAGAGGCGAGGCAGGGGTTTATAGACTGTCATCGTTCTCACAGTATTCCTCGGAGGAGTGTTATGCAAAAAACTTATCCATGTAATGGCGGAGAAATTGTCGTCTCAAAGCTCCATGATAATGTTTACATGCTTCGCGTCAACGATCGTAGGATAAGGTTCTTTGAAGCCCTCTGGGAGATTCCGGAAGGAATAACATACAACACATACCTTGTTATCGGAGAAGAAAAGACCGTTCTTCTTGATACAGTTAAGGCCGAGTTCAGTGACTGCTTCATGGAGGCGCTTAGCTCGCTTACATCGATAAATGATATTGATGGCATAGTTGTTCATCACAGCGAGCCGGATCACAGTGGGGCCTTACCAGCCCTGCTAAGCAAGAGGGGCGATGTCGTAGTCTATTCGCATCCTATAGCTAGGCGCATTATAGAAAACACGTTCAATATTAGGCTCTCAAAGCACGTTTCGCTGAAGGATGGTCTACGCATAGACCTCGGCGGAGACAACACGCTAGAATTCATATCCACGCCGTGGCTTCACTGGCCAGATACATATATGAGCATCCTATCACCAAGCAGGATCTTGTTCAGCGGCGACGCTTTCGGTGCCTACTCTATACCAGAGGAACTAGTTGACGACAATGTTGATTTCAAGAAATATGAGTGGTTCATGCGAAAATACTTCGCCACAGTAATAGGTGCTTATCGTGGATGGGTCGCTAAAGGCGTATCAAAGCTTATGCCTCGGCGAAAAGACTTCAACACAATTGCACCCCTCCACGGCCTCGTGCTGAGGAAACACGTTGACGACGCACTAAGCCTCTACGAGGCATGGGGACTACAGAGGCATGCTGAGAAGAAGGCACTCGTAGTCTACGCAAGCATGTACGGCACTGTCGAGAAAGCCGCAAAAAGAGTTGCTGAAATGCTGAGAGAGAAAGGCTTCACAGTAAAGATCTATGGGTTCAACGATAAGGATAGAGCACCCATCTCTGACGTCATAGGCGATGCTATTGATTCCGGGATATGGGTTATCGGAGCAGCAACATACGAGGCCTCTGTAATGCCCCTCATGGAGTACGTCACGATGCTGCTCTGCGAGAAAGCTGCAGGAGGCCAACGAGTACTAATAATAAGCAGCTATGGCTGGGGAGGAGCTGCTGCAAAGAAGCTCACAGAGAAGCTCAACGCATTCAAAGTCGATGTGAGAGGGATTATCGAGAACCCTGGGACTATAAAAGATGAGGAAATAGAAGATGCTGTGACGAAGCTCATCAGCTAG
- a CDS encoding bifunctional DNA primase/polymerase, with translation MIRSGKEVADPVGVNPVEHYLRGGVLAEMAEWLQGRWVAVAGKKGEENIFIRHMGPGRPLRVRGPEDLRRLVIRYKSVIRTIYGSVNIYSRLESDNDLENPGNIVATTPSWDIDASIDKWRFAVEAAKIIVSALEEHGVKHSVYLVWSGEGIHVHINENAFSQSLRENIHPFNAAYAVVEYILLETRHRLIELAKRSGGILKVENIMDVKRVFTAPLSLHREHDLVAVVFTPDKLDEFDIEWARPSNFKHQAYAWKQYKEGEADALAEEAVKKLGLRYKLWKGLKTRRQVVSIQSTREQGVTEAGEKPRIGRFEVMALLQAARYYLLTGDLDKAKSFGLNRAIFYAWAKYYGPSGRYGRVAASRQAKSLQEKKFVKALGEEVPVGPNGYFEMGGKEQRPEDFDRQIKAKFEALMPWAQVWRKALEYVSKFPRSVLRDPQKFYQEVYLPVRDTFVEKILLGKEEKRKSILDFIGGRKKSENDNREGSERA, from the coding sequence TTGATTCGATCTGGGAAGGAGGTGGCTGACCCGGTGGGAGTAAACCCAGTGGAACACTATTTGCGCGGAGGAGTGTTAGCAGAGATGGCTGAATGGCTCCAGGGAAGATGGGTTGCTGTTGCCGGCAAAAAGGGAGAAGAGAACATCTTTATCCGGCACATGGGGCCCGGTCGCCCTTTAAGGGTTCGTGGCCCAGAGGACTTGCGTAGACTAGTCATTAGGTATAAGAGCGTGATACGGACCATCTATGGCTCCGTAAATATATACTCAAGGCTGGAGAGCGATAATGACCTAGAAAACCCCGGCAACATTGTTGCAACGACGCCCTCGTGGGACATTGACGCGAGTATTGATAAGTGGCGTTTCGCCGTAGAGGCAGCGAAGATAATAGTATCGGCCCTTGAGGAGCACGGCGTAAAGCACTCAGTATACCTTGTTTGGAGCGGCGAGGGCATACACGTCCATATAAATGAGAACGCTTTCTCTCAGAGCCTGCGGGAAAACATACACCCCTTTAACGCAGCCTACGCCGTCGTCGAGTACATTCTCTTGGAGACGAGGCACAGGCTAATAGAGCTGGCTAAGAGGAGCGGCGGCATCCTAAAGGTAGAGAACATAATGGATGTTAAGAGAGTCTTCACAGCACCACTCTCGCTGCACCGTGAGCACGATCTGGTCGCGGTTGTGTTTACTCCAGACAAGCTTGACGAATTTGACATAGAATGGGCTAGGCCAAGCAACTTCAAGCACCAGGCATACGCGTGGAAACAATACAAGGAAGGCGAGGCTGATGCCCTCGCAGAGGAGGCCGTGAAGAAGCTAGGGCTGCGCTACAAGCTCTGGAAGGGGCTGAAGACAAGGCGCCAAGTAGTATCTATCCAAAGCACCCGGGAACAAGGCGTCACAGAGGCGGGAGAGAAGCCGAGGATCGGGCGCTTCGAGGTCATGGCCCTACTGCAGGCCGCCCGTTACTACCTCTTAACCGGCGACCTTGACAAGGCTAAGAGCTTTGGGCTTAACCGTGCAATATTCTATGCATGGGCAAAGTACTATGGGCCTAGTGGGCGCTATGGAAGAGTAGCAGCTTCGAGACAGGCCAAGTCTCTGCAGGAGAAGAAGTTCGTAAAGGCGCTTGGCGAGGAGGTACCCGTTGGGCCTAACGGATACTTCGAGATGGGTGGGAAAGAGCAGCGCCCCGAGGACTTTGATCGCCAGATTAAAGCCAAGTTTGAAGCCCTAATGCCCTGGGCACAGGTATGGAGAAAGGCACTGGAATATGTTTCCAAGTTTCCGCGAAGCGTTCTCCGTGATCCACAGAAATTCTACCAGGAAGTCTACCTCCCAGTGCGCGACACATTTGTCGAGAAGATACTTCTAGGTAAAGAGGAGAAAAGAAAATCGATACTCGACTTTATAGGAGGTCGAAAGAAGAGCGAAAACGATAACAGAGAAGGCTCTGAAAGAGCCTAG